GGGGGAATGGATTCACACAGAATAGAcaggatattgggaagaaattcttccctgtgagggtgggcaggccctggcacagggtgcccagagaagctgtggctgcccctggatccctggaagtgtccaaggccaggctggatgggactgggagtaatctgggatagtggaagatgtccctgcccacgcCAGGGGGTGGAAcgaggtgatctttaaggttccttcccacccaaactaTCCTGTGACTCTGATATGACTCCTGGTAAGAGGCTCAGCAGTTGGAGGTGTGGGATCACATGGCTAAGGAAGGGCTGAAGGATGGAATTTGCAGGATCAGAGATGGATACATGCACCCTGAGAAGTGCCTCCATCCATCTGAGCTGCACTGGGGGAGGCTGGCGAGGTGTTGGGCTGTCTGGATCCAGGATCCAGCTTGGAAGTGGGAAAAGGCTCTGGGTGCAGCCATCTAGGCAGGACACAGTGGCACAGTGGGATTTTGGCACGTGGATCCCTGGTCAGGAGAGGGAAGCTGCCACCTGCTCGATGAAGCTGGCCAGGTTGATGTCTCGCTCCGATAAACCCCCGCAGTCGTGGGTGCTCAAGGTGATGTGAACCTAAGGCAGACAGACAGGCAAGTGTTGTTGACAGAAACAGCAGGGCTGGtttccccagtgctgcatcTGATGAGGCACAGGAGCTCCAAACTTGTTAGCAAAATTCCTTGGGGTGGCAGAGGTGCTCTGGCACTTTGCCTGGTTCTTCTTCCTACAGCTCATCCTGGCCACAagctgtcactgccacccctgCCTTGGTCACAGCAGCCACCTGTGCCATTCTCAACTCACTCATTCCCCAGAAGCTTTTCCTGTGGCTGCTACTtgatacagattttaaaaagcaatccTGGTGCCAGCCTTCAGCAGCTACTGCTCAGCTGGAccaggaaaaaggaggagggaaggatcTGTGATAGCTGTAGGCTGGCTGTGATATGGGAATAGCATCTGAGGAAAGAGATCCTGCTGATGAGAGCAGGACTTGCTGCTCCTGTTCTATCCCTCaaaaacaggagctgctctgctttgtccCCACCATCTGTGTTTCTTACCTTATTGTACACATTGAACCATTCAGGATGATGATCCAGTTTTTCTGCCTGTAGAGCCACTCTGGTCATGAAGCCAAAGGCCTGCAGTGTAAGAAGGAAAAGTTAACTCTAAATATATTGGTTTTCACCCCATCACTATCAATTTGACGCTGCCTATGTCTACATAACCCAACCAAATTTAAGTCTGGCATATTCTGGGAGTTTTCCATGGGTTCTCTGTGCCCCTGGTGCTTGTACCCGGTTGAAGTCCTTGAAGTGGAACTCTTTGAAGATGGCATCTCTGCCTTCCACCTCGTTCCACCCCACGGCTCGCAGgtttggcagcagctgctccctctcctccgTGCTCAGCCTGTGGGCTTTTCCTGCCtggcaaggaaaggaaaggagagtgAAGAGAAGCAGGTCAGTGTGGCAGAAGTGGGATGTTCAGAGCAACCCCATGGGTTGTGGAGTTATGGGAGCATGGAGGCAGCTGCACAGTGGGTGGGAGGGTTGGAATATCAATgtcctgtgctccctgcctggAATGCATCCTGCATGTGCCAAGGAAATCCAGCTGGTCCCTTCTGTCCTCTCACTGCAACACCTCCCACAGTGCCTGAGGTACTAAGAAATGATACCTGTGTGAAGTTAAACTCCAAAATTCGTTTTCTTTTATGTATAATCTtctgggagggggaaaaaaaagcttaaaaagcTGAACTTCTTGTGATAATTTCTAGTTCAGAGAGTTGCTTTAGGGTTCCCAAAGCAGGAGGGCTGgcttgcttatttatttatttatttactgggAGCCTGCTtttgaagagaaagaagtgGTATGGATCAGAGATGAGTCACACTAAGCTGCAGTACAGCTCCTTCTTCCATCTCCTTTATATTACAATGGATTTTAAGAGGCTGTTTCTGCCTGTGAGGAAcaaagggcagagggagggacTGTGGTTGAGTTCTGccttgggcagagctgctgggatttAGTTTTTAAGGGGCGGTGGCGGGGAAGCAGCAGTTCTTGGCTTTGAGGAGTGTTTATAGGCAGAGATGAAACTACAGTGAAGCTCTTGGGGATGGGGGCTGCCCAAGccatctctgctctggctcAGTGGGGAAGGTAGGAGTGagtgcagaggggctgtgctctcTGAAATGTTATGTTCTGGCAATTAAAattctttcacagaatcacagattgttctgagttggaaggggcccacaaggatcatcaaactccaactcctggccctgcacaggacagccccaagaatcTCACCATGTGCTGAGGGCAgtgtccaaacactccttgaGCTCTGGCAGGTTTGGGTGAGTTGATCTTTCCAGCTAGTGATGGTAAAGACCtctttgtaatttcttttcctttatgtGCTATAGAGCAAAGTGTGAGCCTTGGCAAATCTGGCCCAGTTTTTTGTAGATATTCGATCAGAGACACTTTGCTTGGGCATCAATGCTCAGAATTGGCATTGGGCAGCTGAGGCAAATAATCCTCTCCTGTGGTTTTCCTGCTCACAGGCTGT
The DNA window shown above is from Oenanthe melanoleuca isolate GR-GAL-2019-014 chromosome 6, OMel1.0, whole genome shotgun sequence and carries:
- the PCBD1 gene encoding pterin-4-alpha-carbinolamine dehydratase, with translation MAGKAHRLSTEEREQLLPNLRAVGWNEVEGRDAIFKEFHFKDFNRAFGFMTRVALQAEKLDHHPEWFNVYNKVHITLSTHDCGGLSERDINLASFIEQVAASLS